A single Corynebacterium resistens DSM 45100 DNA region contains:
- a CDS encoding esterase/lipase family protein, with translation MTKSRTVRSMVAVIASGLTVFLGAGSVASAQKTAPSTETSQVTTSSTGLGSSYFDATRTTIGTGRGATTFVDAFMQTLVRPRIAPVGANDWTCKPTAEHPNPVILIHGTWENAYDNWSGLAPQLKKDGFCVYTPNLGRADLWNKGGLGSLLPNTFGVAPIEHSVDQLSQVIEAVLRSTGAKQVDLVGHSQGGVIARYYAKFGGGADTAQPERNKVGKIITLGATNHGTTLGGMVKEKKSIDALGSAAEQGTTSNQGLATEQDSATAQAVPQETSASGETPRSDGGATSSSAADRAELRQWFGGAAGAQQERGSEFIRKLNEGGETLPGIDYTIIATKYDGISTPYDATFLRAGEGATVRNITMQDGCEEDRSDHMTMFYSPRSVDIVRNALDPQLVPNGTIRCEAHGNVWGSR, from the coding sequence ATGACGAAAAGCCGGACAGTCCGCTCTATGGTGGCGGTCATCGCTAGTGGGTTAACTGTTTTCCTTGGGGCGGGCAGCGTGGCGTCGGCCCAAAAAACTGCCCCAAGTACTGAGACCTCGCAGGTAACTACCAGCAGCACCGGGCTGGGGTCTTCTTATTTCGACGCCACGCGGACCACTATCGGAACCGGTCGCGGAGCGACGACTTTCGTGGACGCGTTCATGCAAACTTTGGTTCGGCCACGCATTGCGCCCGTCGGCGCGAACGATTGGACGTGTAAACCCACCGCGGAGCATCCGAACCCGGTCATCCTCATTCATGGCACCTGGGAGAATGCCTACGACAATTGGTCTGGATTGGCGCCCCAGTTGAAGAAGGACGGGTTCTGCGTGTACACCCCGAATCTGGGGCGGGCGGATCTGTGGAACAAGGGCGGTTTGGGGTCATTGCTGCCGAATACCTTTGGTGTCGCTCCAATTGAGCACTCCGTCGATCAGCTCAGCCAAGTTATTGAAGCGGTCCTGCGGTCCACCGGCGCTAAGCAGGTAGATTTGGTTGGTCATTCTCAGGGTGGTGTGATCGCGCGCTACTACGCGAAGTTCGGTGGGGGAGCGGATACTGCTCAACCGGAGCGAAACAAGGTCGGCAAGATCATCACGCTTGGGGCCACTAATCACGGCACTACTCTGGGCGGGATGGTCAAGGAGAAGAAGTCCATAGATGCACTGGGCTCGGCGGCGGAACAGGGGACCACGTCTAACCAGGGCTTGGCGACGGAACAGGATTCGGCAACTGCGCAGGCTGTACCGCAAGAAACCTCGGCATCGGGCGAAACACCGCGTTCAGATGGGGGTGCTACGTCGTCTTCTGCAGCCGATCGAGCAGAATTGCGTCAATGGTTCGGTGGTGCGGCGGGCGCTCAACAAGAGCGTGGATCCGAATTTATTCGGAAACTTAACGAGGGAGGGGAGACCCTACCGGGTATCGATTACACAATCATCGCTACCAAATACGATGGGATCTCTACTCCTTACGACGCCACGTTCCTGCGTGCCGGCGAAGGTGCCACGGTGCGAAATATCACCATGCAGGATGGTTGCGAAGAAGACCGATCAGATCACATGACCATGTTCTACTCGCCACGCAGTGTGGATATTGTGAGGAATGCTTTGGATCCTCAGCTCGTTCCAAATGGCACGATTCGGTGCGAGGCGCACGGGAATGTCTGGGGAAGTCGCTAA
- a CDS encoding DUF4236 domain-containing protein, producing MGIFFRDSKKIGPVSINTSSGGLGGSVKIGPARITRRADGRSTISIRNGSGLNYTKSLGSLFGKKKR from the coding sequence ATGGGAATTTTCTTCAGAGACTCTAAAAAGATTGGTCCAGTCAGCATCAACACCTCTAGTGGTGGCCTTGGTGGCTCGGTGAAGATTGGGCCTGCACGCATCACGCGGCGTGCGGATGGTCGCAGCACGATTTCGATCCGCAACGGCAGCGGACTTAATTACACCAAGTCCCTCGGGAGCCTTTTCGGGAAGAAGAAGCGCTAA
- the rpoB gene encoding DNA-directed RNA polymerase subunit beta, whose amino-acid sequence MLEGPILAVSRQTSTVAGIPGASQRYSFAKIDAPIEVPGLLDLQRESFAWLIGSPEWRARAQAEAGEGARVTSGLEDILEELSPIEDYSENMSLTLSEPRFEDVKSTIDEAKDKDINYAAPLYVTAEFTNAMSGEIKSQTVFIGDFPMMTDKGTFIINGTERVVVSQLVRSPGVYFDASIDASTERPLHGVKVIPSRGAWLEFDVDKRDTVGVRIDRKRRQPVTVLLKALGLTTQEITDRFGFSEIMMSTLEKDGVDNTDEALLEIYRKQRPGESPTRDSAQALLENSFFKPKRYDLAKVGRYKVNRKLGLGADNEGTMTLTEEDILTTIEYLVRLHAGEKTMTSPEGVEIPIGTDDIDHFGNRRLRTVGELIQNQVRVGLSRMERVVRERMTTQDAESITPTSLINVRPVSAAIREFFGTSQLSQFLDQNNSLSGLTHKRRLSALGPGGLSRERAGLEVRDVHPSHYGRMCPIETPEGPNIGLIGSLSSYARVNPFGFIETPYRRVVDGQITDEVHYFTADEEDRHVIAQANTPFDENHRFTEDAIEVRLRGGDVEVVPVAEVDYMDVSPRQMVSVATAMIPFLEHDDANRALMGANMQRQAVPLLRSEAPFVGTGMELRAAYDAGDMIIAPKAGVVEYVSADYITVMDDDGIRDTFMLRKFERTNQGTSYNQKPLVDEGDRVEAGQVLADGPGTADGEMALGKNLLVAFMPWEGHNYEDAIILNQRMVEEDVLTSIHIEEHEIDARDTKLGPEEITRDIPNVGEDVLADLDERGIIRIGADVRDGDILVGKVTPKGETELTPEERLLRAIFGEKAREVRDTSMKVPHGETGKVIGVRVFSREDDDDLAPGVNEMVRVYVAQKRKIQDGDKLAGRHGNKGVVGKILPAEDMPFLPDGTPIDIILNTHGVPRRMNIGQVLEVHLGWLAKAGWKVDTDSQDPKIQKMLETLPSELYDVPADSLTATPVFDGASNAELSGLLRSSRPNRDGIRLVDDFGKAQLMDGRSGEPFPYPVSVGYMYMLKLHHLVDEKIHARSTGPYSMITQQPLGGKAQFGGQRFGEMEVWAMQAYGAAYTLQELLTIKSDDVVGRVKVYEAIVKGDNIPDPGIPESFKVLLKELQSLCLNVEVLAADGTPMELSSDDDDELENANAALGINLSRDERPDADMDVS is encoded by the coding sequence GTGCTGGAAGGACCCATCTTGGCAGTCTCCCGCCAGACAAGCACAGTGGCAGGAATTCCTGGAGCTTCGCAGCGTTATTCCTTCGCGAAGATTGATGCTCCGATTGAGGTTCCTGGCCTTCTCGACCTCCAACGAGAGTCCTTCGCTTGGCTCATCGGCTCGCCCGAATGGCGCGCCCGTGCCCAGGCAGAGGCGGGGGAGGGCGCCCGCGTAACAAGCGGCCTCGAGGATATCCTTGAGGAGCTTTCCCCGATTGAAGATTACTCGGAGAACATGAGCCTGACTCTCTCCGAGCCGCGCTTCGAAGACGTGAAGAGCACGATCGACGAGGCGAAGGATAAGGACATCAACTACGCGGCGCCACTGTATGTGACCGCGGAGTTCACCAACGCGATGTCCGGTGAAATCAAGTCCCAGACCGTCTTCATCGGTGACTTCCCGATGATGACCGATAAGGGCACCTTTATCATCAACGGCACCGAGCGCGTGGTTGTCTCCCAGCTCGTGCGTTCCCCAGGTGTTTATTTCGACGCCTCCATCGATGCATCCACCGAGCGCCCTCTGCATGGCGTGAAGGTCATTCCTTCCCGTGGCGCATGGCTGGAGTTCGATGTCGATAAGCGCGATACCGTTGGTGTTCGCATCGACCGCAAGCGCCGTCAGCCGGTCACGGTTCTGCTGAAGGCTCTTGGCCTGACTACGCAAGAGATCACCGACCGTTTCGGATTCTCCGAGATCATGATGTCCACCCTCGAAAAGGATGGCGTGGACAATACTGATGAGGCTTTGCTGGAGATCTACCGCAAGCAGCGCCCTGGTGAGTCCCCAACCCGTGACTCCGCGCAGGCTCTGTTGGAAAACTCCTTCTTCAAGCCAAAGCGCTACGACCTAGCAAAGGTGGGCCGTTACAAGGTCAACCGCAAGCTGGGCTTGGGAGCGGATAACGAGGGCACGATGACCCTCACTGAGGAAGATATCCTCACCACCATCGAGTACCTGGTGCGCCTGCACGCAGGTGAGAAGACCATGACCTCTCCAGAGGGCGTGGAGATCCCAATCGGTACCGATGACATTGACCACTTCGGCAACCGCCGTCTGCGCACCGTTGGTGAGCTGATTCAGAATCAGGTTCGCGTTGGCTTGTCCCGCATGGAGCGCGTTGTTCGCGAGCGCATGACCACGCAGGACGCGGAGTCCATTACTCCCACCTCCCTGATCAACGTGCGTCCGGTTTCTGCTGCGATCCGCGAGTTCTTCGGCACCTCCCAGCTGTCGCAGTTCCTGGACCAGAACAACTCTCTTTCTGGCTTGACCCACAAGCGTCGCTTGTCCGCGTTGGGTCCTGGTGGTCTGTCCCGTGAGCGCGCTGGCCTTGAGGTTCGTGACGTTCACCCATCGCACTATGGTCGTATGTGTCCGATTGAGACCCCTGAGGGTCCGAACATTGGTCTGATCGGATCCCTTTCTTCCTACGCACGTGTGAACCCATTTGGTTTCATCGAGACCCCTTACCGTCGAGTGGTTGATGGTCAGATCACCGACGAGGTTCACTACTTCACCGCTGACGAGGAAGATCGCCACGTCATTGCACAGGCGAACACTCCGTTCGATGAGAATCACCGCTTCACTGAGGATGCCATTGAGGTGCGTCTGCGCGGTGGCGATGTTGAGGTTGTTCCGGTAGCTGAAGTGGACTACATGGACGTTTCGCCACGACAGATGGTTTCCGTGGCAACGGCTATGATTCCGTTCCTCGAGCACGACGACGCGAACCGTGCCCTAATGGGTGCGAACATGCAGCGCCAGGCTGTGCCACTGCTGCGTTCCGAGGCGCCTTTCGTGGGTACCGGTATGGAGCTGCGCGCGGCATATGATGCTGGCGACATGATCATCGCACCGAAGGCTGGTGTAGTGGAGTACGTCTCCGCGGACTACATCACTGTGATGGATGATGACGGCATCCGCGATACCTTCATGCTGCGCAAGTTTGAGCGCACTAACCAGGGCACCAGCTACAACCAGAAGCCATTGGTAGACGAGGGCGATCGCGTAGAGGCTGGCCAGGTACTGGCAGACGGCCCAGGCACTGCCGATGGCGAAATGGCATTGGGTAAGAACCTCCTGGTGGCATTCATGCCATGGGAAGGCCACAACTACGAGGACGCAATCATCCTGAACCAGCGCATGGTTGAGGAAGACGTTCTGACCTCCATCCACATCGAGGAGCACGAGATTGATGCTCGTGATACCAAGCTGGGACCGGAGGAAATCACCCGCGATATTCCAAACGTGGGCGAAGATGTGCTGGCAGATCTGGACGAGCGCGGCATTATCCGCATCGGTGCGGACGTTCGTGACGGCGATATCCTCGTCGGTAAGGTCACCCCGAAGGGTGAAACCGAGCTGACCCCAGAAGAGCGCTTGCTGCGCGCTATCTTCGGCGAGAAGGCTCGCGAGGTTCGCGATACTTCCATGAAGGTGCCACACGGTGAAACCGGTAAGGTCATCGGCGTTCGCGTGTTTTCCCGTGAGGACGATGACGACCTGGCACCGGGCGTGAACGAGATGGTTCGCGTCTACGTTGCACAGAAGCGCAAGATCCAGGACGGCGATAAGCTGGCTGGCCGCCACGGTAACAAGGGTGTCGTGGGCAAGATTCTGCCTGCAGAGGACATGCCATTCCTGCCGGATGGCACTCCGATCGACATCATCCTGAACACCCACGGCGTGCCACGTCGTATGAACATTGGTCAGGTGCTGGAAGTCCACTTGGGCTGGCTGGCTAAGGCTGGTTGGAAGGTCGATACGGATTCGCAGGATCCGAAGATCCAGAAGATGCTGGAGACCCTGCCTTCCGAGCTATACGACGTTCCAGCAGATTCCCTGACTGCAACTCCAGTGTTCGATGGTGCATCGAACGCCGAACTGTCCGGTCTGCTGCGTTCCTCCCGTCCGAACCGCGATGGCATCCGCCTCGTCGACGACTTCGGTAAGGCTCAGTTGATGGATGGCCGCTCCGGTGAGCCATTCCCATACCCAGTTTCCGTGGGTTACATGTACATGCTGAAGCTGCACCACCTGGTCGACGAGAAGATCCACGCCCGCTCCACCGGCCCTTACTCCATGATTACCCAGCAGCCACTGGGTGGTAAGGCACAATTCGGTGGCCAGCGCTTCGGTGAGATGGAGGTGTGGGCAATGCAGGCCTATGGCGCTGCTTACACCCTCCAGGAGCTTCTGACTATCAAGTCCGACGACGTTGTTGGTCGTGTGAAGGTCTACGAGGCCATCGTTAAGGGTGACAACATCCCTGACCCAGGTATCCCGGAGTCCTTCAAGGTGCTGCTCAAGGAGCTGCAGTCCCTCTGCTTGAACGTAGAGGTGCTGGCTGCAGACGGCACCCCAATGGAGCTGTCCTCTGACGATGATGACGAGCTGGAGAACGCAAATGCGGCCCTCGGCATCAACCTGTCGCGTGACGAGCGTCCAGACGCTGACATGGACGTCAGCTAG
- the rplL gene encoding 50S ribosomal protein L7/L12 codes for MAKFTNDELIEAFKEMTLIELSEFVKLFEETFDVSAAAPVAAVAAAPGAAGGAAEEEKDEFDVVLEDAGAKKIGVIKVVREIVSGLGLKEAKELVEGAPKAILEGASKDDAEAAKTKLEEAGAKVSLK; via the coding sequence ATGGCTAAGTTCACCAACGATGAGCTCATCGAGGCTTTCAAGGAAATGACCCTGATCGAGCTCTCTGAGTTCGTCAAACTGTTCGAGGAGACCTTCGACGTTTCCGCTGCTGCTCCAGTTGCTGCTGTTGCTGCTGCTCCAGGCGCTGCTGGTGGCGCTGCTGAGGAAGAGAAGGACGAGTTCGACGTCGTTCTCGAGGACGCTGGCGCTAAGAAGATCGGCGTTATTAAGGTTGTCCGCGAGATCGTTTCCGGCCTGGGTCTGAAGGAAGCTAAGGAGCTCGTTGAGGGTGCTCCTAAGGCTATCCTCGAGGGCGCTTCCAAGGACGACGCTGAGGCTGCTAAGACCAAGCTGGAAGAGGCTGGCGCTAAGGTTTCCCTCAAGTAA
- the rplJ gene encoding 50S ribosomal protein L10, which produces MANPKNTAALAELKERFANADTTLLTEYRGLSVAETTTLRRALGADVTYSVAKNTMIKLAAKEAGVEFDESLLTGPTAIAFVHGEAVDAAKAMKDFGKDHKNFVIKGGFMDGNALSAAQVEALADMDNRETTLAKLAGAMQGSLAKAAGLFNAPASQVARLAGALQEKKD; this is translated from the coding sequence ATGGCTAACCCGAAGAACACCGCTGCACTGGCAGAGCTCAAGGAGCGTTTCGCTAACGCGGATACCACGTTGCTGACCGAGTACCGTGGCCTGTCCGTGGCTGAGACCACCACGCTGCGTCGTGCACTGGGTGCGGATGTCACCTACTCCGTCGCCAAGAACACCATGATCAAGCTGGCTGCTAAGGAAGCCGGCGTTGAGTTCGATGAGTCCCTGCTGACCGGTCCTACCGCTATCGCATTCGTTCACGGTGAAGCCGTGGATGCTGCGAAGGCCATGAAGGACTTCGGCAAGGATCACAAGAACTTCGTGATCAAGGGTGGCTTCATGGACGGTAACGCGCTGTCTGCAGCTCAGGTTGAAGCACTGGCTGACATGGACAACCGCGAAACCACGCTGGCCAAGCTGGCTGGCGCCATGCAGGGTTCCTTGGCAAAGGCTGCTGGTCTGTTCAACGCTCCTGCATCTCAGGTCGCCCGCTTGGCTGGCGCCCTGCAGGAGAAGAAGGACTAG
- a CDS encoding DUF3068 domain-containing protein, whose product MSMKTRLFAAFTLFIGAALFVAGWLLPGQVSKSKPVPLNLAASTLFLKDPSATIGPAFQGPDAKKSITAPVHRQFNLLMGEPATEDEASARVGVSTSRMDVEDDLKSLLNAEVWSFTIDRRTGEAKGDAKVADTPATPPTESPMEGYWAKFPQETQKQAYPYFDQTLRKAVSAEFKGTVNRTNDQGRETELYVFRQTLEPTNVAKLYPGVRHEVTMEKDGKQVKGYLTHSGWREITVEPCTGLIVSVEEKIDDVYVSDKGEEVGELLRFHGKTNQPVEQAMLAQALVTSGKRDTQTWGVVLMVAGAIVAAASVVIVLWPGRRRKSRVRDEETESHAHDKA is encoded by the coding sequence ATGAGCATGAAAACCCGGCTGTTTGCAGCATTCACCCTCTTTATTGGCGCGGCCCTCTTCGTCGCTGGATGGTTGCTGCCCGGGCAGGTCTCCAAGAGCAAGCCAGTTCCGCTGAACTTGGCTGCTTCCACTCTTTTTCTCAAAGACCCCTCGGCCACCATCGGTCCGGCTTTTCAGGGGCCCGACGCCAAGAAGTCCATTACTGCCCCAGTCCACCGGCAGTTTAATTTGTTAATGGGGGAGCCAGCCACGGAGGATGAGGCGTCGGCTCGAGTGGGAGTAAGTACGTCGCGCATGGACGTAGAAGATGACCTGAAGAGCCTGCTCAACGCAGAGGTATGGAGCTTCACGATCGATCGGCGTACCGGTGAAGCAAAGGGGGATGCGAAGGTGGCTGATACTCCAGCGACCCCGCCCACGGAATCCCCAATGGAAGGGTATTGGGCGAAGTTCCCCCAGGAAACCCAGAAGCAGGCTTATCCGTACTTTGATCAAACGCTGCGCAAAGCGGTGTCAGCTGAGTTCAAGGGAACGGTGAACCGCACCAATGATCAGGGCCGCGAGACGGAACTATACGTTTTCCGGCAGACCCTTGAGCCCACCAACGTAGCCAAGCTCTACCCCGGTGTGCGCCATGAGGTGACCATGGAGAAGGACGGTAAGCAGGTAAAGGGGTACCTAACGCACAGCGGGTGGCGTGAAATTACTGTTGAGCCATGCACCGGGTTGATCGTCAGTGTCGAAGAGAAGATCGATGACGTGTACGTCTCCGACAAAGGTGAGGAAGTTGGTGAACTGCTCCGCTTCCATGGCAAGACCAATCAACCGGTGGAGCAAGCGATGCTTGCGCAAGCGCTCGTGACCAGCGGAAAGCGTGACACGCAAACCTGGGGAGTTGTGTTGATGGTTGCCGGTGCTATTGTGGCTGCAGCATCGGTTGTGATTGTGTTGTGGCCAGGGCGCCGCAGGAAGTCCCGAGTGCGGGACGAAGAAACTGAATCCCACGCGCACGATAAAGCTTGA
- a CDS encoding DNA-directed RNA polymerase subunit beta' → MLDVNFFDELRIGLATADDIRRWSRGEVKKPETINYRTLKPEKDGLFCERIFGPTRDWECACGKYKRVRYKGIICERCGVEVTKSKVRRERMGHIELAAPVTHIWYFKGVPSRLGYLLDLAPKDLEKIIYFAANIITSVDEEGRHNDKSTLEAEMMLEKKEVEADRDAELAERSETLEQDLAEAEAAGLKADAKRKIQTAAEREMRHIRERAERELDRLDEIWNTFVKLAPKQMIVDENIYTELQDRYEDYFTGGMGAESIQTLIRNFDLEAEAESLREVIRDGKGQKKLRALKRLKVVAAFLRSGNDPAGMVLDCIPVIPPELRPMVQLDGGRFATSDLNDLYRRVINRNNRLKRMLDLGAPEIIVNNEKRMLQESVDALFDNGRRGRPVTGPGNRPLKSLSDLLKGKQGRFRQNLLGKRVDYSGRSVIIVGPQLKLHQCGLPKLMALELFKPFVMKRLVEKSYAQNIKSAKRMVERQRSEVWDVLEEAIAEHPVMLNRAPTLHRLGIQAFEPILVEGKAIQLHPLACEAFNADFDGDQMAVHLPLSAEAQAEARILMLASNNILSPASGKPLAMPRLDMVTGLYFLTLVKGKDELGGQGAYEPATEEGPAQGVYSSLAEAIMAYDRGTLGLQAPIHVRINHLRPTPEIEAELFPDGWQRGETWLAKTTLGRVLFNELLPWNYPYVEGVMAKKPQATVINDLAAKYPMITVAQTVDKLKDAGFYWATRSGVTITMHDVLVLPNKQEVLDEYEAKARVIEKKLARGKINEAERYQSLVDLWKEATDFVGQSVEDLYPDDNPIPMIVKSGAAGNMRQIWTLAGMKGMVTNSRGEYITRPVKTSFREGLSVLEYFNNSHGSRKGLADTALRTADSGYLTRRLVDVAQDVIVREDDCGTSQGVVMDVTTPVLDGEGNPTGQHVTADFVETSVLGRYLAADATDSEGNVKLEAGKVIGELELQDLIEAGVETVKVRSVMTCATATGVCSTCYGRSMATGKKVEIGEAVGIVAAQSIGEPGTQLTMRTFHLGGVGGDITGGLPRVQELFEARVPKAKSPIASVDGRVKIEDDDAFYTLTIVPDDGSDEVVYEKLSKRQGLATLGTGGVERPIRDGDHVKMGQQLLKGAADPHEVLRVLGRRGVQQHLINEVQKVYRDQGVAIHDKHIEIIVRQMLRRVTVIDSGSTEFLPGSLVEHADAVAASKEAVKSGGRPVEVRAEIMGITKASLATESWLSAASFQETTRVLTDAAINKRSDKLIGLKENVIIGKLIPAGTGIARYRNISVEPTEEARAAAYSLPSTFGDGFYGDEGYGEFTGAAVPLDDMDL, encoded by the coding sequence GTGCTGGACGTCAACTTCTTCGACGAGCTTCGCATCGGCCTGGCTACGGCAGACGACATCCGTCGTTGGTCCCGTGGCGAGGTAAAGAAGCCCGAAACGATTAACTACCGTACTCTCAAGCCAGAGAAGGACGGACTGTTCTGCGAGCGCATCTTCGGTCCCACCCGTGACTGGGAATGTGCCTGTGGTAAGTACAAGCGTGTCCGCTACAAGGGCATCATCTGTGAGCGCTGTGGCGTGGAAGTCACCAAGTCCAAGGTGCGCCGTGAGCGCATGGGCCACATTGAGCTGGCTGCTCCCGTAACGCACATCTGGTACTTCAAGGGCGTGCCATCCCGCCTGGGTTACCTGCTGGATCTCGCTCCGAAGGATCTAGAAAAGATCATCTACTTCGCAGCGAACATCATCACCTCCGTGGACGAAGAGGGTCGCCACAACGATAAGTCCACCCTCGAGGCTGAGATGATGCTGGAGAAGAAGGAAGTTGAAGCCGACCGCGATGCGGAACTGGCTGAGCGCTCCGAGACTCTCGAGCAGGATTTGGCGGAAGCCGAGGCTGCTGGCCTCAAGGCTGATGCCAAGCGCAAGATCCAGACCGCCGCGGAGCGCGAAATGCGCCACATCCGCGAGCGCGCGGAGCGCGAGCTGGACCGCCTAGACGAGATCTGGAACACCTTCGTCAAACTGGCTCCAAAGCAGATGATCGTAGATGAGAACATCTACACCGAGCTGCAGGATCGCTACGAGGATTACTTCACCGGTGGTATGGGCGCCGAGTCCATCCAGACTCTGATCCGTAACTTCGACCTCGAAGCTGAAGCTGAGTCCCTCCGTGAAGTTATTCGCGATGGCAAGGGCCAGAAGAAACTGCGCGCGCTGAAGCGCCTGAAGGTTGTTGCAGCCTTCCTGCGCTCTGGCAACGATCCCGCTGGCATGGTCTTGGACTGCATCCCAGTGATTCCACCGGAGTTGCGCCCAATGGTTCAGCTCGATGGTGGTCGCTTCGCAACCTCCGACCTCAACGATCTGTACCGTCGCGTTATCAACCGCAACAACCGCCTGAAGCGCATGCTGGATCTCGGCGCCCCCGAGATCATCGTGAACAACGAGAAGCGCATGCTACAAGAGTCCGTTGACGCGCTGTTCGATAACGGCCGTCGTGGTCGCCCAGTAACCGGCCCGGGCAACCGCCCGCTGAAGTCCCTCTCCGACCTGTTGAAGGGCAAGCAGGGTCGCTTCCGTCAGAACCTGCTGGGTAAGCGCGTGGACTACTCCGGTCGTTCCGTGATTATCGTTGGTCCACAGCTCAAGCTGCACCAGTGTGGTCTGCCGAAGTTGATGGCTCTGGAGCTGTTCAAGCCATTCGTGATGAAGCGTCTGGTGGAGAAGAGCTACGCGCAGAACATCAAGTCCGCTAAGCGCATGGTGGAGCGTCAGCGCTCCGAGGTGTGGGACGTTCTGGAAGAAGCTATTGCAGAGCACCCAGTGATGCTCAACCGTGCGCCAACGCTGCACCGTCTGGGCATCCAGGCTTTCGAGCCAATTCTGGTTGAAGGTAAAGCCATTCAGCTGCACCCGTTGGCATGTGAAGCTTTCAACGCTGACTTCGACGGTGACCAGATGGCAGTTCACCTGCCACTGTCCGCCGAGGCTCAGGCTGAGGCACGCATCCTGATGCTAGCTTCCAACAACATTCTGTCTCCAGCATCCGGTAAGCCACTGGCTATGCCACGTCTGGATATGGTTACCGGCCTCTACTTCTTGACCTTGGTGAAGGGCAAGGACGAGCTCGGTGGACAAGGCGCTTACGAGCCAGCGACCGAGGAAGGCCCAGCGCAGGGCGTCTACTCCTCTTTGGCTGAGGCCATCATGGCTTATGATCGTGGCACCTTGGGCCTGCAGGCACCGATTCACGTGCGCATCAACCACCTGCGTCCGACCCCGGAGATCGAGGCTGAGCTGTTCCCAGACGGTTGGCAACGTGGCGAGACCTGGTTGGCTAAGACCACGCTGGGTCGCGTGCTGTTCAACGAGCTGTTGCCATGGAACTACCCATACGTTGAGGGTGTCATGGCCAAGAAGCCACAGGCTACGGTCATTAACGACCTCGCGGCGAAGTACCCCATGATCACCGTTGCGCAGACCGTGGACAAGCTGAAGGATGCCGGTTTCTACTGGGCTACCCGCTCCGGCGTGACCATCACCATGCACGACGTGTTGGTTCTGCCAAACAAGCAGGAAGTCCTCGACGAGTACGAGGCGAAGGCTCGTGTCATCGAGAAGAAGCTGGCTCGCGGCAAGATCAACGAGGCCGAGCGCTACCAGTCCCTGGTTGACCTGTGGAAGGAAGCAACCGACTTCGTGGGTCAGTCCGTTGAGGATCTGTACCCAGACGATAACCCGATCCCAATGATCGTGAAGTCCGGTGCTGCCGGTAACATGCGCCAGATCTGGACCCTGGCCGGCATGAAGGGCATGGTTACGAACTCCCGTGGTGAGTACATCACCCGTCCGGTCAAGACTTCCTTCCGTGAAGGGCTGTCCGTGCTCGAGTACTTCAACAACTCCCACGGTTCCCGTAAGGGTCTGGCCGATACGGCTCTGCGTACCGCTGACTCCGGTTACCTGACCCGTCGTCTGGTGGACGTGGCACAGGACGTCATCGTTCGCGAGGATGACTGTGGCACTTCTCAGGGCGTGGTCATGGATGTCACGACCCCAGTCCTGGACGGCGAAGGCAACCCAACCGGGCAGCACGTCACCGCAGACTTTGTGGAGACTTCTGTTCTGGGGCGTTACTTGGCTGCCGACGCCACGGACTCCGAGGGCAACGTCAAGCTCGAGGCCGGCAAGGTTATTGGCGAGCTCGAGTTGCAAGACCTCATCGAAGCTGGCGTGGAAACCGTCAAGGTCCGTTCCGTTATGACGTGTGCAACCGCCACCGGTGTGTGCTCCACCTGCTACGGACGTTCGATGGCAACCGGTAAGAAGGTCGAGATCGGCGAAGCCGTGGGCATTGTGGCTGCACAGTCCATTGGTGAGCCTGGCACCCAGCTGACAATGCGTACGTTCCACCTTGGTGGCGTCGGTGGCGACATTACGGGTGGTCTGCCTCGCGTGCAGGAGCTGTTCGAAGCTCGTGTGCCAAAGGCCAAGTCCCCAATCGCCTCCGTTGATGGTCGCGTGAAGATCGAGGATGATGACGCGTTCTACACCCTCACCATCGTTCCAGACGACGGTTCGGATGAGGTCGTGTACGAGAAGCTGTCGAAGCGCCAGGGTCTAGCTACGCTGGGCACCGGCGGAGTGGAGCGCCCGATTCGCGATGGCGATCACGTCAAGATGGGTCAGCAGCTGCTTAAGGGTGCCGCGGATCCTCACGAGGTTCTGCGTGTGCTTGGTCGTCGTGGTGTACAGCAGCACCTGATTAACGAAGTCCAGAAGGTCTACCGTGATCAGGGTGTGGCTATTCACGATAAGCACATCGAGATCATTGTTCGCCAGATGCTGCGCCGCGTGACGGTCATTGATTCCGGCTCCACTGAGTTCCTGCCGGGCTCCCTCGTGGAGCACGCGGATGCAGTGGCTGCTTCCAAGGAAGCTGTCAAGTCCGGTGGCCGTCCGGTGGAGGTTCGCGCCGAGATCATGGGTATCACCAAGGCCTCCTTGGCTACCGAGTCTTGGCTGTCGGCCGCGTCCTTCCAGGAGACCACCCGCGTGCTCACGGATGCCGCTATCAACAAGCGCTCCGATAAGCTGATCGGTCTCAAGGAGAACGTGATCATCGGTAAGCTGATTCCAGCTGGCACCGGCATCGCGCGCTACCGCAACATCTCCGTGGAGCCAACCGAGGAAGCTCGTGCAGCGGCATACTCGCTGCCATCCACCTTCGGTGATGGTTTCTACGGCGATGAAGGTTACGGTGAATTCACTGGTGCAGCAGTTCCATTGGATGACATGGATCTGTAA